The following proteins are encoded in a genomic region of Brachypodium distachyon strain Bd21 chromosome 1, Brachypodium_distachyon_v3.0, whole genome shotgun sequence:
- the LOC100832910 gene encoding AAA-ATPase At3g50940, whose amino-acid sequence MDLLPTTTSMVSSSSEGANVADAYKKALGTAASVTAYAMLARGMARELLPDELRAAVRRGAEFLRARLGARDKERNTLVVRRQFENNGYSAGGNDLFDASRAYLATKMDARAMRRLCLSRSCIRDSDGSSSWNTLLCMEQGVSTTDVFDGIEFRWTSIEDGGGSDDGKRQGKGESLELSFDAEHTDTALEKYVPFITSTAEELRRRDRALKIFMNDGGMWYGINHYHPASFDTVAMDPALKKAIVDDLDRFLKRKEYYRRIGKAWKRGYLLYGRPGTGKSSLVAAMANYLRFNLYDLDLSGVYNNSALQRILIDMPNKSILVIEDIDCSFDTMSREDRKAAETDDMEYQMDANRQGGSQENKLSLSGLLNFIDGLWSTCGEERIIVFTTNYKDRLDPALLRPGRMDMHVYMGHCGWDAFKMLARNYHLVDEHALFPEIQELLAVVEVTPAEVSEMLLRSEDVDAAMRLLTEFLQQRRQMTTTMCVGGSSIDEP is encoded by the coding sequence ATGGATTTGTTGCCAACGACGACGAGTAtggtgtcgtcgtcgtcggaagGGGCCAATGTGGCAGACGCGTACAAGAAGGCGCTCGGCACTGCAGCCTCCGTGACCGCGTACGCCATGCTGGCTCGCGGCATGGCACGGGAGCTCCTCCCCGACGAGCTGCGCGCCGCGGTGCGCCGGGGAGCAGAGTTCCTGCGCGCGCGCCTCGGCGCccgcgacaaggagcgcaacACCCTCGTCGTCCGCCGCCAGTTCGAGAACAACGGGTacagcgccggcggcaacgACCTGTTCGACGCGTCGCGGGCGTACCTGGCCACCAAGATGGACGCGCGCGCCAtgcgccgcctctgcctctCCCGGAGCTGCATCAGGGATTccgacggcagcagcagctggaaCACGCTCCTGTGCATGGAGCAGGGGGTCTCCACCACCGACGTCTTCGACGGCATCGAATTCCGCTGGACGTCCatcgaggacggcggcggcagcgacgacgGCAAAAGGCAGGGCAAGGGCGAGTCCCTGGAGCTCAGCTTCGACGCGGAGCACACGGACACCGCGCTGGAGAAGTACGTGCCTTTCATTACGTCCACGGCAgaggagctgcggcggcgcgaccGGGCGCTCAAGATCTTCATGAACGATGGGGGCATGTGGTACGGCATCAACCACTACCACCCGGCCTCGTTCGACACGGTCGCCATGGATCCGGCTCTGAAGAAAGCCATCGTCGACGACCTCGACCGGTTCCTGAAGCGGAAAGAGTACTACCGGCGGATCGGCAAGGCGTGGAAGCGCGGGTACCTGCTCTACGGCCGGCCCGGCACCGGCAAGTCCAGTCtggtcgccgccatggccaacTACCTCCGTTTCAACCTATACGACCTCGATCTCTCTGGGGTGTACAACAACTCGGCGCTGCAGAGGATTCTTATCGACATGCCCAACAAGTCCATCCTCGTCATCGAAGATATCGACTGTAGCTTCGACACCATGTCAAGGGAGGATCGCAAGGCAGCTGAGACGGACGACATGGAGTACCAGATGGACGCCAACCGGCAGGGAGGTTCCCAGGAGAATAAGTTATCTCTGTCCGGGCTGCTCAACTTCATCGACGGGTTGTGGTCGACCTGCGGCGAGGAGCGCATCATCGTGTTCACAACCAACTACAAGGACCGGCTCGACCCGGCGTTGCTACGGCCGGGGCGCATGGACATGCACGTCTACATGGGCCACTGTGGCTGGGATGCGTTCAAGATGCTGGCCCGAAActaccacctcgtcgacgagcACGCTCTGTTCCCGGAGATACAGGAACTGCTTGCAGTGGTGGAGGTGACGCCGGCTGAGGTGTCTGAGATGCTGTTACGGAGCGAGGACGTCGACGCTGCGATGCGATTGCTCACGGAATTTCTCCAGCAAAGGAGGCAGATGACAACAACAATGTGCGTGGGAGGTAGTAGCATAGACGAACCATGA